Proteins co-encoded in one Streptomyces diastaticus subsp. diastaticus genomic window:
- a CDS encoding SDR family NAD(P)-dependent oxidoreductase → MNRFEDTKVLLTGAGSGIGRATALRLVAEGAAVFAVDLSGEGLARTAAEAAGPGRIATRVADVADEDAVVAAVRAAADESGGIDVLVNVAGVHRTTPIDRLTVDDLHQLFSVNAVGTALFCREALPLLPDGTGVVVNVASSAASHGNPYMTAYAASKGAVLGFSLSLAAEVAHRGIRVVPVSPGSVATPLVGPHVLPPDLDASYYRRIHAPFGTARPEQIAGVIAFAASHDAGHLTGAELRVDGGSHI, encoded by the coding sequence ATGAACCGCTTCGAGGATACGAAGGTCCTGCTCACCGGGGCGGGCTCCGGCATCGGGCGGGCCACCGCGCTGCGCCTGGTGGCGGAGGGCGCCGCCGTGTTCGCCGTGGACCTGTCGGGCGAGGGCCTGGCGAGGACGGCCGCCGAGGCCGCGGGGCCCGGCAGGATCGCGACCCGGGTCGCGGACGTCGCCGACGAGGACGCGGTCGTGGCCGCGGTGCGGGCGGCGGCGGACGAGTCCGGCGGCATCGACGTTCTCGTGAACGTGGCCGGCGTCCACCGCACCACGCCGATCGACCGGCTGACCGTCGACGACCTGCACCAGCTCTTCTCGGTCAACGCCGTCGGCACCGCGCTGTTCTGCCGGGAGGCGCTGCCCCTGCTGCCGGACGGCACCGGCGTCGTCGTCAACGTCGCCTCGTCGGCCGCGTCGCACGGCAACCCGTACATGACCGCCTACGCCGCCTCCAAGGGCGCCGTCCTCGGCTTCTCGCTGTCCCTGGCCGCCGAAGTCGCCCACCGGGGCATCCGCGTCGTGCCCGTCTCGCCGGGCTCGGTCGCCACCCCGCTGGTCGGACCGCACGTACTCCCGCCCGACCTGGACGCCTCCTACTACCGGCGTATCCACGCCCCCTTCGGTACCGCCCGCCCCGAGCAGATCGCCGGGGTGATCGCCTTCGCGGCGTCCCACGACGCGGGCCACCTCACCGGGGCAGAGCTGCGGGTGGACGGGGGT